A genomic segment from Lineus longissimus chromosome 15, tnLinLong1.2, whole genome shotgun sequence encodes:
- the LOC135499631 gene encoding rhodopsin, GQ-coupled-like translates to MMTTIGLFNLGTEVGSSSVSSFYLVGAIYNSIVGYIIPVILLIGIMGNTLSLVIFIRTRKRADAAVQYLSTLAISDTGFITTLGAAYWLKDGLAYVTDGAISFDLLTYSTATCKLIGFARHALEFASAWAIVAFTLERVYIVWYPLRRADITARKRTVIIIAIWVMSACLSIHRLVLNHIETNLSASSCYYNTPTAVTFIILIFDIIVFSYLPCLFILIANILILFGIRKAKAKMMSQVLTSKNEHQDGRLVISLLLVSTLYIVFMTPVNVCATHYFYYLKSTRILDASYREMLFYILTFLDQYSLLNYCSNFIIYGCTLPFYRKEVYSILSLGMRAVGYHGSDVSMQRGTRHA, encoded by the coding sequence ATGATGACGACAATTGGCCTATTTAACCTTGGCACGGAAGTTGGAAGTAGTTCTGTCTCGTCGTTCTATCTCGTCGGGGCCATCTACAATTCTATTGTGGGCTACATCATCCCTGTGATTCTTCTTATTGGTATCATGGGGAATACCCTCTCCCTTGTAATCTTCATCAGGACCAGGAAACGCGCCGATGCAGCAGTCCAGTACCTCAGCACCCTTGCAATCTCCGACACAGGGTTTATCACTACACTTGGAGCTGCATATTGGTTGAAAGACGGTCTTGCGTACGTCACAGATGGCGCCATTTCCTTCGATTTGTTAACATACTCAACTGCAACATGCAAACTGATAGGCTTTGCACGGCACGCGTTGGAATTTGCGTCCGCATGGGCCATTGTTGCTTTCACCCTGGAAAGGGTTTACATCGTGTGGTACCCTTTAAGGCGGGCAGACATTACAGCAAGAAAGCGAACTGTTATAATAATCGCAATTTGGGTCATGTCTGCCTGTCTGAGTATCCATCGATTGGTTCTAAATCACATTGAGACAAATCTCTCGGCATCAAGCTGCTATTACAACACACCAACGGCTGTGACTTTTATAATCCTTATTTTTGACATAATTGTTTTTAGCTATCTTCCTTGTTTATTCATACTCATTGCCAACATTCTTATTCTCTTTGGGATTCGAAAAGCGAAGGCAAAGATGATGTCACAAGTCCTAACCTCGAAAAACGAACACCAGGATGGGCGTTTGGTTATATCTTTGTTGTTAGTCTCGACGCTTTACATAGTGTTTATGACGCCCGTCAACGTGTGCGCTACGCACTACTTTTACTACCTTAAGTCAACAAGAATTTTAGATGCAAGCTATCGTGAAATGCTCTTCTACATTCTAACCTTTCTTGATCAGTACAGTTTGCTTAATTATTGTTCCAATTTTATTATTTACGGCTGCACTTTACCATTCTACCGGAAGGAAGTATACAGTATTTTGTCACTTGGCATGCGTGCTGTTGGTTATCATGGTAGCGATGTGTCGATGCAACGGGGTACCCGTCATGCGTAA